In Suncus etruscus isolate mSunEtr1 chromosome 2, mSunEtr1.pri.cur, whole genome shotgun sequence, the genomic stretch CACAGCAGGTCTGATAATAGGGAAGGGAGGTGCTACTGTGAAGGCTATAATGGAGCAGTCAGGGGCTTGGGTGCAGCTTTCCCAGAAACCTGATGGGATCAACTTGCAAGAGAGGGTTGTCACTGTGAGTGGAGAACCTGAACAAAACCGAAAAGCTGTTGAACTTATCATCCAGAAGATACAAGAGGATCCACAGAGTGGCAGCTGCCTCAATATCAGTTATGCCAATGTGACAGGTCCAGTGGCAAATTCTAATCCAACCGGATCTCCTTATGCAAACACTGCTGAAGTATTACCAACTGCTGCAGCCGCTGCAGGGCTCTTAGGACATGCAAACCTTGCTGGCGTTGCAGCCTTTCCAGCAGTTTTATCTGGCTTCACGGGCAATGACCTGGTGGCCATCACCTCTGCACTTAATACATTAGCCAGCTATGGATATAATCTCAACACATTAGGTTTAGGTCTCAGCCAAGCAGCAGCAACGGGGGCTTTGGCTGCAGCAGCTGCCAGTGCCaatccagcagcagcagcagccaacTTGTTGGCCACCTATGCTAGTGAAGCCTCAGCCAGTGGCAGCACAGCTGGTGGTACGGCGGGGACATTTGCATTAGGTAGCCtggctgctgctactgctgcaaCCAATGGATATTTTGGAGCTGCTTCTCCCCTAGCTGCCAGTGCCattctaggaacagaaaaatccACAGATGGCTCCAAGGATGTAGTTGAAATAGCAGTGCCAGAAAACTTAGTTGGTGCAATCCTTGGCAAAGGAGGGAAAACATTAGTGGAATACCAGGAGTTGACTGGTGCAAGGATACAGATCTCCAAAAAGGGAGAATTCGTACCTGGCACAAGGAATCGGAAGGTAACCATTACTGGAACACCAGCTGCAACACAGGCTGCTCAGTATTTAATTACACAAAGGATCACATATGAGCAAGGAGTTCGGGCTGCCAACCCTCAGAAAGTGGGTTGAGTGTCCCAAATACCCACCAGATTGTTTTAACCCCTCCTTTACCCCATTTTCAAGAAGGATGTACTGTACTTTGCAGAAGTGAAGTTTTTctgttattaatatataattatgcaaATGAATGCGACTATGTTGACAATgtgtatatgtaaataatatgtgTTTTACCAGATGTTTCATAGAAAGAATTTTTTCTTGATCTGTTTTTGTTCTCTATACTTTGCTTGTGTATATTTGTCAGAGGTGTTTCTAGTGTAAGATTTAAGCCTGCCATTTTACCAGCATTATTGTAGTTTAATGATTGAATGTAGACAGGGATATGCGTATAGTTTTCAGTATTAGTTCTAGATAACACTAAATTAACTACTGTTAGGTTGAGTATGGTGGGGTCAGTGACCTAAAACGGAGTGAGGCCAAAGCACTGTCATGTATGTCTTACTTCCTGCTTAGGGCACAGTGAAGTAGGaaacaatattttgaaaataagttttaaatttaaaatgatcaaaaGCAATATAGTTGCATAAAAGcactgtaaaatatttaaaaggttaAAACTGTGGAAAATTATATTGGTAAGTTTACAGATCAATAAAAGCACCTGTTCTCCATCTGAACTAGACAATGGAAATAATGCTGCATGCTGGCCATGGCCCATTCGTCATCATTTGTAAGTTCAACAAAAGTTCTCACATGGAGTCCCACCTCTTCAGAGGTTTGTACATTTGTTTTTAAGCACTGAATTCACTACTGATCCCATCGCCTGGCCAGTAGAACAGTCATTACTCCATGAACATCCTCACTGTTTAGACACATTACTGTGGTACAGTGTATTggaaattttataaacaaaagtgAAAGTGCCAACAAATTATTGATAGCTGATAATGTTTCATTATCTGCAACTGCTTGATAAGTATGTTGCATTTTAAGAGCTTATAATTGTGTATAATTTGTTAACACTAGAAACCTATTAGTATTGTGAATGTAGATTTTACTGTGAAGCTATCTGTGATTTAGCTGTTTGCTCCCATGATGGAGTCTTTGCAGCATGGCGCTAGCAGCCAATGCAGTTTCTAATACTCGGTAATTTGCATgttttgtggagcatttttatgtcaCCAACCAGACAGTATTTCCTGCATGCTTATTTAGAAGAGGCAGTTTATCTTGAGAGGTAGTGTGATCTACCTTTGTCAGGCTTTTTGACAGGTCATTTCAGAGTAAGCCTTTGTTCCCAAGACCCAACAACTGTCACCCTCTTCTGTACCTCTCCTGAGTGCCAACTGTCCAGGCCATTTGACACACCATCTGTTAACCTCTGAGTTTGCCCGCTCAAGGCCACTCATAGGGGCATTCATCCCCAAGCACCTCCTCATGCTGTGCATGCAGTCTTAAATTCaatggacaaaaataaaatgctggcTACCTCTGGATCATCTGGCTGAGCAACTGAATTACAAAAGAGAATTACTTCCATCTCAACTTCAACCCATTGATTACGTCCATCCTAGCAAGCTAAATGGCATCCCAGCTGCTCCTTTCTGTGCAACCAATTAAAGAACAATGAGTGTGATGCTCCATGTCTGAATTTCGTCCAGCCTCTCTCTGAACTGTGATCTTTGTCCTCATGAACTTTCCCTTTTGTTCATTGAACTATATGGACTCTTCATTTCATATTGATTTACTGTGCAATTTACTTTTGGACATTGAGAACTTGAAATTATTTCCTGATCCCTTCCCCTTCCACTATTAATAATTCATTTCTGTCAAACTGTAAGAgtagactcattttttttttagtttttaacatTGGACTGTTATTTCATTTAAAGTTCTCTATCTCTAAATACCTATTTAGAGAATGATTTTAAAAGGGAATGATATGCTTgtttaaatgaaagagaaaagctgTAGTAAACTGTGTTAATTGGTAATGACTATTTATCGTCGATACTCTGTAGCTGTGTAAGTTTTGACAAATAGTGTATCTCGTGGAATCAGTGGTTAGCATTGCCGCTATTATATTTACTCATTTTATCATTATAAATGTGCTTAGTTCATCATGTAGCATCACTTGTCTCCCGTCTCATTTTTTCCTTGCATGTCACAAGTCTCAGATCATTTATAATACATTAACAGTAAATAATATCTATGTAAATTTCTTTCACCATGCTGTCTCAGAGTCAGCAGTGAACAAAAGCAAAGACTGGGGCCCCACCtagtttgaaaaagagaaaggaagttaTCTAGGATGTGTATTAGAAGCATTTCAAATGTTGggtctttaaaatgttttgttcagTCTTAGCAAATCTTcaactttttatttcaaaattccaGTAGTCCACTGTGGAGCCCATGCATTTCATCTGGAATTTAATGTTACTTTGAACCCAAGTCATTTAAACagttatgtgtattttattagCTAGTGTTGCTGAAAATGCACTCAGTTCAATTTTAATTGTAAATGGGAATTTTAAACTTTTGATAGTTGGCATGGTTATATGTTAGTTAAAACAGAAAGCTAAAGTGaagatatttacattttaatttatggtAACAGATAAGGGTTTGTATGCATTATGTGTAAATCAGCTTCATGCTGTCTAAAAACTTACTCTCTGAAATTTATAGACCATGTAGAATCAATTTGTGATATGATGCTTTAATTTACTGCAAGAAAATTAGTATGGCTTCAAACTGCCACAGGTAGGCATGTAACAATGGCTGTTCAGCTATACTGATCCAAAATGGAGAAAACTGATGATACAAGGGCCGAACACCTTATGAAATGCAACTATTTATAGATTTGTTTTGCTATAGGGAGGCTGGTGAACATGCTGAATACGAATTACCTCAGTTCTGCAGCTTTCTATGTCTTTTTAATGCATTCTGTTTCAGGGTCACTTTCAATCAATATTTCATTTACTTACTGAGATTGAATGGGCGCTCTGAGACACAGTGTGCTGTTTATCATACAGATTGGACACCTCATTCTAGATCCAAGATCTTTTCCTCAACACTGGGAGCTGTCCTTTCAGCACCACAAAATTACTGCTTGAAGTTGCATtgcagttccttttttttttttttcctttatcactGGGAGCTTTTCTTTCAGCACCACAACATTTGCAcctagactttttaaaaaaacggCTGCCTTCCTCTTTGCACTGAAGACTATCGTCTGCACTTCCAGTTATTGCTATTACCTGTAGGACTTTCAGTCCTACTTCACCTCACTACCCACTCCTGAAACAGTTAAATATACCTATTTCTGTGAAAGTCATTTTCTCATTGAATGatcagaaacaaagataaattctAACCTGTAACGGCTCATTTCGACTCATTGCTTACAATAGATCTAAGCTCTTTTTTTCTGCTTATTCGACTCCTTCCAGCTTCCCATCACATCTGTAACcaacttttaaaatgatattgCCACACCACCATGCACAATCCTACCTGCACAGTAGAGATAGATTATTCCATCGTATTCAGATGGTTAACAGAGGTTAGCAAGTCctgtataatatatttatatcgcTTTCTAAGAAAGTGCATATTAATGTTTACTTTAAGAATGTGTAAATGGTGCTATAAAGAATCTGATAAATTTTATCCCAGTTTTTTGTGTACCACTTCTAATGTatgagatttatttttctattggaaaaaaataaacagtatgaAAGCATTAAATTGGTAGATTTTAGTAATTTAACAATGAATGGAATCCCTATGTTACAGGCCCTATCGTTCCTTGGAAATTTTGATGGTGGTAATAGATTTCAACAAAGGTACTGATAATCATATTTCTTTTACTCCATTCTTATATTGCATTCTTGAGTCACATGCTGAACCTCATGAGTccttaagtaaattttatttactgtaaGTCTTCTTCAAGAATGAAGTTCTTGCTTTCCAAGGCAGCAGTTGAAAGgagatgaaaatataatttaatactcTTTATATCACAGATACATTTTGAGACCAGTTACTTTGTTAGTAGAAACTCATCACTCATAAAATACAGGGCAAGCATGGCTATCCATAATAACTCTGAGTGCAATGCAGTCTTATAAATTTAATGTACACACTTTATTTAAATGATGAGAACAGCCATATGAATTGCACATGACTAGAAAACAGGATGAACTCATTTTGCCTCCTGCGTGATTTCTCATTAACATGAGCACATAGTTATGCACTGTTGTTCATAGATGTCTTTTTTCATAAGGGTAAGTATCATTATTTTAACAGGTTATTTTTGGAATTCTgcatgttatttttgtttcatcaGATTATGTGCCccaattaaataacattttaccCCAAATGAAAGAATTAGAAAACTTGtcatgttaattttgaaaaaaaaaattgaagtgtaGTACATATTACTAGATAGGATGTCATTCCACTggtctatattttaaaaacaaaacaaaactgttctTGAAAATTGAAGCATTACCTTGTGTAATTAATAAAGTACATCAAATcagatttgtaaataaaatattgtttaaatctaaagtattcaatattttgattagattatttttttaaagaaaaatatttaatgtgtatgtgctgaatttttttttaaatagttttttataaTTGCAATGGAAGGGCAATTGTCTCATTATAAGTGGTACAGAAGCCAATACTTGGGTTACCATagataaataaacaagtaaaaaaaactgTGGAACAAGTTTTAAgctcattttggaaaaaaaaacagttctgtaGAAAtgcttatttgtatttgtttctctAATAAATCTGCAAATAGCTTTAAACACaaattagttttaattatttaaataatgactTCTGCTAAATAACTAAACATCTCTTTTGCCTTACATTTGTGGAAACAATGTCTCATGGAAATTAAGAGGTTTATTAAGGTAGGTCTACCTTTAATCCTGAAAGGTCAAGTATTTATAATGTATGTTTACCTCTATGAAATGAAACAATTGTATGAAAAACATTTCTACCCATTCAGACCACATTATTCTAATCACTACTGATAACAATTTTTACAAGTTTGTACAGCTTTAACTGATATCAACTAAAAGAGCAAAAGTAAGTAAAATCATATCTTCAAATCGTTGATAATCAAAAGATTATTTGATACAAATAATTGACTATATTAGTGAAGATGAAAACATTTTTGAACCACAGAGCTCTCAATCCTTAATTTGATTTatactttaattatatattttcctgAAATGTGACATTAAATTTTGAGGATGTCTTATAGGTAAAATATGGTCTTCAACTTCTATCACTACATGTAGACCtccattttatatcttaaaaatgcCTTATAGAAGACAAATACATATGAATATTAGATGTAGAAACTTACATAATAAAATTGTACAGATATAATTACAAAGATAGATACAATTCACATATTGTCATTCTGCTTAAGCCAAAATGTTAGACATTTGCTTCAGAATTCAATTgagtattttaatttcttttaatcatAAAGATCAGTAAAATTATAGTGCAGTGTTTGGCTTTGCTAATTTACTTCTATTAGAATAATGTTTGGGGTGATCTGGTTTATAATATCTGTAAGCACTTCTTAAGATTTATGCTCAttggcttttttaattttatgcctCTTGATCAAAAATACGGCTTCTTTTTAGTTGTTTACATTAAAGAATATATTGGATCTTTCAGATAATGACTTCTAAACatctacatttttaatattatgtaaTTTTTACGTACTACTGTAGATCAAATGTctaatatataagtaatatgtaaaaatttatattattacaaaaaattttggggtttatttatatattttcataatttatgtTGTCTATTTTAAGAGACAGATGTTGTATAAAGCTCTGATAAAAGGAAGCTTATGCACCatcattaaagaaatatataataaaattatatagcaaAATAAACTATTACTTCTGGGTCTTAAACTGAAaatcagattttaatttttatcatatatttctAGAACACATTAACATTTCATTGGAGAaaaatcttttgtattttttaaatcaaagccaAACTCATATTTTCCAACTATCAGGATAAAtggatatacatatatgtgtatgtatatattcatcCACTCAATTCTGTGTAGAATATATTGTGTGAGGTTTAAGCCCCTAGAAACATGTATTTTCTTACTCTTCATGTAGGAGAAACATTGCTTTGATGTCTTTTGTATCTCACATGTGATGTTCAGGTGACCCCTGGAGCTAACCAGGTGGCCCACTCTTTGTGTAAGAACTAGAGGATTCAATGCTTCTCAAACTCAACAGTGTCAGGTAGATTGGTTCACACCAGACACTGTTAAGAGGCCTCCACAactacatttggcagtgctcaaaagccTCCAGGACTACACCCAAGAATGCTCAAAGAACTACATGGTGCTGAGGTTTGAGTCCCTGCTCAACAGGTGCTCACTGTTTCCCAGCCCCTTCAGATGTAACATCTTGGACCAATTATGTTTTATTAGGGAGGAGGAAGTAGTATGTTTTTAAAAGATAGATGGAGAATGAAAGAAGTTAACATGACTATTTGCCtcccaattattttattaaaatagtttagaAGGCCTAATATTGGAGTAACTATATCTGTTTACTCATCGTCCTGCAACCATGAGGCCAAGGAGTTcacttaatgattttttaaattgtttctatatacaatatatttaatctatttaccatatacaatatatttaatctatttacCATTTGTTCTTTTAATCATCAAATTTGCCAAtttgaattttatacattttagcaTCAAGTCAATAAAACTCATCTAAAGAACTTgtttataatttcaaaattttaatgccAAGGTAGTTATTTCTGAACATGAAAATTCTAGTTTTTTATaaactttcattttatatttcatttttataagccTTGGGGTTTTTAAGTACACCCTTAAATCTGTCCCATGTAGGAAGTACTTCAATTGAATTTAGTCGAATAACCAAAAATTATCATCACTTCCTATAACTAGCATCTTAATTTTATGCTTTAAGATTTATTATAGGATGCCTTTTTAGCTAGTAAAGATTATTATAAGGGTGTATTTTTAACTCCTCAAGGAATTTAAGATATTCATGGATTTACTTATGTCCAAAAACGTAACATTAGTTAATGTTGAACTATTAAGCATTATGTAGTTTTCatgtaggtctttttttttttttttttgtgacctaGTCAGATATGTGAAATACACAGCTTGGACAAAAAAGGTAAAGATAGATcaaaaaaagatagataaaaagacaaatatattttaggtataagatcagagggatagtacagaag encodes the following:
- the NOVA1 gene encoding RNA-binding protein Nova-1 isoform X2 produces the protein MMAAAPIQQNGTHTGVPLDLDPPDSRKRPLEAPPEAGSTKRTNTGEDGQYFLKVLIPSYAAGSIIGKGGQTIVQLQKETGATIKLSKSKDFYPGTTERVCLIQGTVEALNAVHGFIAEKIREMPQNVAKTEPVSILQPQTTVNPDRIKQVKIIVPNSTAGLIIGKGGATVKAIMEQSGAWVQLSQKPDGINLQERVVTVSGEPEQNRKAVELIIQKIQEDPQSGSCLNISYANVTGPVANSNPTGSPYANTAEVLPTAAAAAGLLGHANLAGVAAFPAVLSGFTGNDLVAITSALNTLASYGYNLNTLGLGLSQAAATGALAAAAASANPAAAAANLLATYASEASASGSTAGGTAGTFALGSLAAATAATNGYFGAASPLAASAILGTEKSTDGSKDVVEIAVPENLVGAILGKGGKTLVEYQELTGARIQISKKGEFVPGTRNRKVTITGTPAATQAAQYLITQRITYEQGVRAANPQKVG
- the NOVA1 gene encoding RNA-binding protein Nova-1 isoform X1: MMAAAPIQQNGTHTGVPLDLDPPDSRKRPLEAPPEAGSTKRTNTGEDGQYFLKVLIPSYAAGSIIGKGGQTIVQLQKETGATIKLSKSKDFYPGTTERVCLIQGTVEALNAVHGFIAEKIREMPQNVAKTEPVSILQPQTTVNPDRIKQTLSSSPTTTKSSPSDPMTTSRANQVKIIVPNSTAGLIIGKGGATVKAIMEQSGAWVQLSQKPDGINLQERVVTVSGEPEQNRKAVELIIQKIQEDPQSGSCLNISYANVTGPVANSNPTGSPYANTAEVLPTAAAAAGLLGHANLAGVAAFPAVLSGFTGNDLVAITSALNTLASYGYNLNTLGLGLSQAAATGALAAAAASANPAAAAANLLATYASEASASGSTAGGTAGTFALGSLAAATAATNGYFGAASPLAASAILGTEKSTDGSKDVVEIAVPENLVGAILGKGGKTLVEYQELTGARIQISKKGEFVPGTRNRKVTITGTPAATQAAQYLITQRITYEQGVRAANPQKVG
- the NOVA1 gene encoding RNA-binding protein Nova-1 isoform X3, which codes for MHPMHRGREDGQYFLKVLIPSYAAGSIIGKGGQTIVQLQKETGATIKLSKSKDFYPGTTERVCLIQGTVEALNAVHGFIAEKIREMPQNVAKTEPVSILQPQTTVNPDRIKQTLSSSPTTTKSSPSDPMTTSRANQVKIIVPNSTAGLIIGKGGATVKAIMEQSGAWVQLSQKPDGINLQERVVTVSGEPEQNRKAVELIIQKIQEDPQSGSCLNISYANVTGPVANSNPTGSPYANTAEVLPTAAAAAGLLGHANLAGVAAFPAVLSGFTGNDLVAITSALNTLASYGYNLNTLGLGLSQAAATGALAAAAASANPAAAAANLLATYASEASASGSTAGGTAGTFALGSLAAATAATNGYFGAASPLAASAILGTEKSTDGSKDVVEIAVPENLVGAILGKGGKTLVEYQELTGARIQISKKGEFVPGTRNRKVTITGTPAATQAAQYLITQRITYEQGVRAANPQKVG
- the NOVA1 gene encoding RNA-binding protein Nova-1 isoform X4 — encoded protein: MHPMHRGREDGQYFLKVLIPSYAAGSIIGKGGQTIVQLQKETGATIKLSKSKDFYPGTTERVCLIQGTVEALNAVHGFIAEKIREMPQNVAKTEPVSILQPQTTVNPDRIKQVKIIVPNSTAGLIIGKGGATVKAIMEQSGAWVQLSQKPDGINLQERVVTVSGEPEQNRKAVELIIQKIQEDPQSGSCLNISYANVTGPVANSNPTGSPYANTAEVLPTAAAAAGLLGHANLAGVAAFPAVLSGFTGNDLVAITSALNTLASYGYNLNTLGLGLSQAAATGALAAAAASANPAAAAANLLATYASEASASGSTAGGTAGTFALGSLAAATAATNGYFGAASPLAASAILGTEKSTDGSKDVVEIAVPENLVGAILGKGGKTLVEYQELTGARIQISKKGEFVPGTRNRKVTITGTPAATQAAQYLITQRITYEQGVRAANPQKVG
- the NOVA1 gene encoding RNA-binding protein Nova-1 isoform X5 — encoded protein: MPQNVAKTEPVSILQPQTTVNPDRIKQTLSSSPTTTKSSPSDPMTTSRANQVKIIVPNSTAGLIIGKGGATVKAIMEQSGAWVQLSQKPDGINLQERVVTVSGEPEQNRKAVELIIQKIQEDPQSGSCLNISYANVTGPVANSNPTGSPYANTAEVLPTAAAAAGLLGHANLAGVAAFPAVLSGFTGNDLVAITSALNTLASYGYNLNTLGLGLSQAAATGALAAAAASANPAAAAANLLATYASEASASGSTAGGTAGTFALGSLAAATAATNGYFGAASPLAASAILGTEKSTDGSKDVVEIAVPENLVGAILGKGGKTLVEYQELTGARIQISKKGEFVPGTRNRKVTITGTPAATQAAQYLITQRITYEQGVRAANPQKVG